A DNA window from Methylobacterium sp. NMS14P contains the following coding sequences:
- a CDS encoding PAS domain-containing protein has protein sequence MDHADDVVSEAALVAALETSGGVGFWMWDVLRDEARADPVSALLFNISPARSRAGVSLAEILKAVHPDDQPHISQVILDCVRTGGSYTAEYRVCSPEGRLRWLFTRGHFYLDQDGRPTTGRGVIVEISDSKSVGAAFAERDGDTIDDALNRTADLCLSLHNTVSVLGDTALVALTETLLLEIGKRLAARQRAERSGALH, from the coding sequence ATGGACCACGCGGACGACGTCGTATCCGAGGCGGCGCTCGTGGCGGCGCTCGAGACGTCCGGCGGCGTCGGCTTCTGGATGTGGGACGTCCTCCGGGACGAGGCGCGGGCCGATCCGGTGAGCGCCCTGCTGTTCAACATCAGCCCGGCCCGGTCGCGGGCGGGGGTCAGCCTCGCCGAGATCCTGAAGGCCGTCCATCCGGATGATCAGCCCCATATCTCGCAGGTCATCCTGGACTGCGTCCGGACCGGCGGCTCCTACACGGCGGAGTACCGCGTCTGCTCGCCGGAGGGCCGGCTGCGGTGGCTGTTCACCCGCGGGCACTTCTACCTGGACCAGGACGGGCGGCCGACCACCGGGCGGGGCGTCATCGTCGAGATCTCGGACAGCAAGTCGGTCGGCGCGGCCTTCGCGGAGCGCGACGGGGACACGATCGACGATGCGCTCAACCGCACCGCCGACCTCTGCCTGTCGCTGCACAACACCGTCTCGGTGCTCGGAGACACCGCCCTGGTGGCGCTGACCGAGACGCTGCTCCTCGAGATCGGCAAGCGCCTCGCGGCGCGCCAGCGCGCCGAGCGCAGCGGCGCCCTGCACTGA
- a CDS encoding ferritin-like domain-containing protein — MTMDAREIYVTALKNTHAVEMQALQIMERQVERLERYPEMEQALRRHIEETHGQRHRLEEALQSLGDSPSALKEGFLGFVGNMMALGHTPAQDEILKNTYANHAFENFEIAAYESLLTIGDAAGQQGHRTAFEQSLKEEQAMAEAVRKLIRPTTERYLSLTTSGAKADR, encoded by the coding sequence ATGACCATGGACGCCCGCGAGATCTACGTCACGGCCCTGAAGAACACCCATGCTGTGGAGATGCAGGCGCTGCAGATCATGGAGCGGCAGGTCGAGCGCCTCGAGCGCTACCCCGAGATGGAGCAGGCCCTGCGCCGCCACATCGAGGAGACGCACGGGCAGCGCCACCGGCTGGAGGAGGCGCTCCAGAGCCTGGGCGACAGCCCCTCGGCCCTCAAGGAGGGCTTCCTGGGCTTCGTCGGCAACATGATGGCGCTGGGCCACACGCCGGCCCAGGACGAGATCCTGAAGAACACCTACGCCAACCACGCCTTCGAGAATTTCGAGATCGCCGCCTACGAGTCGCTGCTCACCATCGGCGACGCCGCCGGTCAGCAGGGCCACCGGACGGCGTTCGAGCAGTCGCTGAAGGAGGAGCAGGCCATGGCGGAGGCGGTCCGCAAGCTGATCCGCCCGACCACCGAGCGCTACCTCTCCCTGACAACGTCCGGCGCCAAGGCCGACCGCTGA